From Pyrenophora tritici-repentis strain M4 chromosome 1, whole genome shotgun sequence, the proteins below share one genomic window:
- a CDS encoding DUF1421 multi-domain protein — MVLSILIAAIVAPGLLGSQEAIRQSQSKEKREEHRARRCNLIATCVKSSARSREINGRQVVLRNGKLWIDAGTPDGSPLGHPYAGYYLPYPDTKYEGLVTTITDVAPIMNWVYIDKTTCEAKYGVRADAQPNLTGPFDCTRQDRRLTFDGWEGWCAVEEAPGLWGLYFDLFDDGLKSVVQPGTRVLEVELGRKEKRFQKEADARLGDQTTKREVDAQEEAPVERPLGGEALVEKPGVFAHGEESNEVAGGERTDGGDDGGWLKPLKIPKSIFEDPPPVIGGMVFSMRTPKTPPPAYERVDSEEEEAVQPVQRVESNVVSAEDSNEQQENTTSFAVEYEQLPRVEEDPGSVQSQSMPIYEIPISPDKPDSPPAEPDGRPDYEIPASPDKPDSPKEKPQLKSIEKTSDTPPAERQTTPTSEKSISAISETLFSQSKPGSPRTATSPPATQQTTPKSEKRATPKLNRNSGTRALAQAQLFEALAAGQLPREEVQKRLTQRGSRASSNTSSLYSIEDEAFNAPVPSKTPELSPTPPQLEIPQQEKVLPASRETSATPEPPSGLSVQQPVTPPRQRAPSMRADPAAALTRSVSSARSLPRRPNEETSISAISDAIFKSSA; from the exons ATGGTACTCTCAATTCTCATCGCGGCCATTGTCGCACCCGGATTACTAGGCTCGCAAGAAGCCATCCGACAAAGCCAGTCCAAGGAAAAGCGAGAAGAACACCGCGCCCGTCGCTGCAACCTCATCGCAACGTGCGTCAAGTCGTCAGCGCGCAGCCGCGAAATCAACGGCCGACAAGTTGTCCTCCGTAATGGCAAACTATGGATTGATGCCGGGACGCCGGACGGTAGTCCTTTAGGTCACCCTTATGCTGGATACTATCTCCCCTACCCCGACACAAAGTACGAAGGTCTCGTCACAACAATTACCGACGTCGCGCCCATTATGAACTGGGTGTATATCGACAAGACCACATGTGAAGCCAAGTACGGCGTCCGCGCTGATGCGCAACCGAACCTCACAGGACCTTTTGACTGCACGCGCCAGGATCGCCGTCTCACATTTGACGGGTGGGAAGGTTGGTGCGCAGTTGAGGAAGCGCCGGGGCTTTGGGGGTTGTACTTTGACCTTTTCGACGATGGACTCAAGTCTGTAGTGCAGCCTGGTACGCGCGTCTTGGAGGTTGAGCTGGGGAGGAAGGAGAAGAGGTTTCAGAAAGAGGCGGATGCTAGATTGGGGGATCAGACGACCAAGAGGGAGGTTGATGCGCAGGAAGAGGCGCCGGTTGAGCGACCTCTTGGAGGTGAGGCCCTGGTGGAGAAACCCGGGGTTTTTGCTCACGGGGAAGAGAGTAATGAGGTGGCGGGGGGTGAGAGGACAGATGGGGGGGATGATGGGGGTTGGTTGAAGCCGTTGAAAATTCCGAAGAGTATCTTTGAGGATCCGCCGCCAGTTATAGGGGGAATGGTGTTTAGTATGAGGACGCCAAAGACGCCACCACCAGCTTATGAGCGTGTAGACAgtgaagaggaggaggcTGTGCAGCCTGTACAACGAGTGGAATCCAATGTAGTGTCTGCTGAGGATTCGAATGAGCAGCAAGAGAACACGACATCATTTGCGGTTGAATACGAGCAGTTGCCACGTGTTGAGGAAGATCCAGGGTCGGTACAGTCGCAGTCGATGCCCATCTATGAAATACCGATCTCGCCAGATAAGCCAGACTCGCCGCCTGCAGAGCCTGATGGACGACCGGATTATGAAATCCCAGCCTCACCGGATAAGCCTGACTCTCCAAAGGAGAAGCCTCAACTGAAGTCTATCGAGAAGACATCAGACACTCCGCCAGCTGAAAGGCAGACTACACCGACAAGCGAGAAGAGCATTTCAGCAATCAGTGAAACACTATTCTCTCAAAGCAAACCGGGTTCTCCAAGGACAGCAACATCTCCACCAGCAACACAGCAAACCACACCGAAGAGCGAGAAGCGCGCCACCCCCAAACTAAACCGAAACAGCGGAACGCGAGCACTCGCCCAAGCTCAATTGTTTGAAGCTCTGGCAGCGGGGCAACTCCCCCGCGAAGAAGTCCAGAAAAGGTTGACTCAACGTGGGTCCCGTGCCAGCAGCAACACCTCTTCCCTGTACTCGATCGAAGACGAAGCATTCAACGCACCAGTGCCCAGCAAGACGCCGGAACTATCCCCCACGCCTCCACAGCTGGAGATACCACAACAGGAGAAGGTGTTGCCAGCCTCTCGTGAGACGTCGGCGACCCCCGAACCCCCTTCGGGCCTTTCCGTCCAACAACCAGTGACGCCTCCACGCCAACGAGCGCCATCTATGCGAGCTGATCCTGCTGCAGCTTTGACCAGATCGGTATCCAGTGCTAGATCTCTGCCGCGACGACCGAATGAAG AGACCAGTATCTCAGCGATCAGCGACGCCATCTTCAAATCGTCTGCGTGA
- a CDS encoding solute binding protein produces the protein MDASTRLYKRLGEIPEDPNDPESLDDLIVCAFGAFERYYVCWKTKGGEFKSDSYDLPPALRDFLYPDPSSGITRDHASLQVVFGRGEEYFASDNNGKLEFKEPAETRKSLPPTSNGGDNDEEGGITNNNTKADRQALRRSRTVSFLRPLSEMSVRSDTSFGIGIRDRAVRRVRRGTGTDIDIENSTDELSIYINDNSAMYMRLPRPRPLLHLNTNLHIHLHINININLPTTQTPPNLHLNLHANHPPLTSTPTPAPPSA, from the exons ATGGACGCATCAACACGCCTGTACAAGCGCCTCGGCGAAATCCCAGAAGACCCAAATGACCCAGAGAGTCTAGACGATCTCATCGTCTGCGCATTCGGCGCATTCGAACGGTACTATGTTTGTTGGAAGACTAAAGGCGGGGAATTTAAATCAG ATAGCTACGACCTCCCGCCCGCCCTCCGCGACTTCCTCTACCCAGACCCCTCCAGCGGCATAACGCGCGACCACGCCTCCCTACAAGTAGTCTTCGGCCGCGGCGAAGAATACTTCGCGTCCGACAACAACGGCAAGCTGGAATTCAAAGAACCGGCTGAAACCAGAAAATCCTTACCTCCTACATCCAACGGTGGTGACAATGATGAAGAGGGGGGTATTACCAACAACAATACCAAAGCGGATAGACAAGCGCTTCGACGATCACGCACAGTATCTTTCCTGCGCCCACTGTCCGAGATGAGTGTTCGATCGGATACGAGTTTCGGGA TAGGAATAAGAGATCGAGCAGTTCGGCGAGTTCGACGAGG CACCGGCACTGATATCGACATCGAGAACAGCACCGACGAGCTATCCATCTACATCAACGACAACAGCGCCATGTACATGCGGCTGCCACGCCCACGCCCCCTCCTCCACCTCAATACCAACCTACACATCCACCTAcacatcaacatcaacatcaacctCCCCACCACCCAAACCCCGCCCAACCTACACCTCAACCTCCACGCAAACCACCCCCCACTAACCTCAACTCCCACCCCCGCGCCGCCCTCCGCATAA
- a CDS encoding Xan-ur-permease multi-domain protein, whose amino-acid sequence MAGLLHKLNVAVASSIVGRYFRLEGSGHPKERKGSLFTTEFRAGLATFFAMAYIISVNSSIVSDTGGTCVCPGLPDDPVCNTNAEYALCVQEVKRDLVTATAAISALTSFCMGLFANMPIALAPGMGLNAYFAYTVVGFHGTGMVPYEVALTAVFVEGFVFVGLTILGIRQWLARAIPASIKLATGVGIGLYLTIIGLAYSAGIGLITGAQSTPLELGGCLASQQVDGVCPGGVKMRSPTMWIGIFCGGILTVMLMLYRVKGAIIIGILLVSIISWPRTTSVTYFPHTETGDSAFNFFKQIVTFHPIKKILAVQEWNISEHAGQWGLAFVTFLYVDILDTTGTLYSMARFCGAIDERTQDFENSSIAYSVDAIGISIGSLMGCPPVTAYIESGAGISEGGKTGLTAMFTGICFFISIFFAPIFASIPPWATGCTLVIVGSLMATSAKDINWRYLGDSIPAFLTIAIMPFTYSIAYGLIAGICTYLLINTTVWLIEIASGGRIVPPNKDEKEHWTWRLEGGFLPPWVQRLTSGKKDFWNGNPETVGVSERHSGEDSVHDEKDYVTDKQA is encoded by the exons ATGGCCGGGCTTCTACACAAGCTCAATGTCGCTGTCGCGAGCTCAATCGTCGGCAGATACTTTCGTCTCGAGGGTTCTGGTCAC CCCAAGGAGCGAAAGGGGAGTCTCTTCACTACAGAGTTCCGCGCTGGTCTGGCTACTTTCTTTGCCATGGCCTACATCATCTCGGTGAACT CCTCGATCGTGTCCGACACTGGTGGTACATGCGTGTGTCCAGGACTCCCAGATGACCCTGTTTGCAATACCAACGCCGAATACGCCCTTTGTGTCCAAGAAGTCAAGCGGGATCTTGTAACCGCTACAGCTGCCATTTCCGCCCTGACCTCGTTTTGCATGGGTCTGTTTGCAAACATGCCCATTGCCCTGGCTCCTGGAATGGGACTCAACGCTTACTTTGCTTACACAGTAGTCGGATTCCATGGTACTG GCATGGTTCCATACGAGGTCGCACTTACCGCCGTCTTCGTTGAGGGTTTCGTCTTCGTGGGTCTTACTATCCTTGGAATTCGACAGTGGCTTGCCAG GGCTATTCCCGCTAGCATTAAGCTTGCTACCGGTGTGGGTATTGGACTCTATCTGACCATCATCGGTCTCGCATACTCTGCTGGTATCGGCCTGATCACCGGAGCTCAGTCCACCCCATTGGAACTTGGCGGATGTCTTGCCTCGCAGCAAGTCGATGGTGTCTGCCCAGGAGGAGTCAAGATGAGGAGCCCAACCATGTGGATCGGCATCTTCTGCGGTGGTATCCTCACCGTTATGCTCATGTTATACCGCGTCAAGGGTGCGATCATCATTGGTATCCTCCTCGTCTCCATCATCTCCTGGCCACGCACAACTAGTGTCACCTACTTCCCCCACACCGAGACTGGCGACTCAGCTTTCAACTTCTTCAAGCAAATTGTCACCTTCCACCCGATCAAGAAGATCTTGGCTGTTCAGGAATGGAACATTTCGGAGCACGCTGGCCAGTGGGGTCTTGCGTTCGTCACCTTCCTCTACGTTGACATTCTCGACA CCACTGGTACCCTTTATTCCATGGCCCGTTTCTGTGGCGCCATCGATGAGCGTACACAAGACTTTGAGAACTCGTCCATCGCATACTCTGTCGACGCTATCGGTATTTCCATCGGTTCGTTGATGGGCTGCCCTCCGGTTACAGCATACATCGAATCCGGTGCTGGTATTTCCGAAGGAGGCAAGACTGGTCTTACTGCCATGTTCACTGGTATCTGCTTCTTCATCTCCATCTTCTTCGCGCCCATCTTCGCCTCCATCCCTCCTTGGGCTACTGGCTGCACGCTGGTGATCGTCGGATCCCTCATGGCCACATCCGCCAAGGACATCAACTGGCGATACCTCGGCGATTCCATCCCCGCTTTCCTCACCATCGCCATCATGCCTTTCACATACTCCATCGCCTACGGTCTAATCGCCGGTATCTGCACCTACCTCCTCATCAACACGACTGTTTGGCTCATCGAGATTGCTTCTGGCGGCCGTATCGTGCCACCCAACAAGGACGAGAAGGAGCACTGGACATGGCGTCTCGAGGGAGGCTTCCTACCCCCATGGGTGCAGAGGCTCACGAGCGGAAAGAAGGATTTCTGGAACGGCAACCCGGAGACTGTAGGCGTCTCGGAGCGTCACAGTGGCGAGGACTCGGTCCACGACGAGAAGGACTATGTCACGGATAAGCAGGCTTGA
- a CDS encoding DUF607 domain containing protein gives MRHRLSALASLPRVTTLPSTRCAPYFARNSPSILSRHGASSRLQSLANRSRGLRTRADSVKYGDYSNSNARPASELNEKITQEEKDHFAKKLQEDKGKQIRTPWHREGSDTPPVKRQRSAGAMTKGKLLTTPSRMLKIILPLVTTDHNTDRKDIEPLALLVHPQQPISYLERLIQAELPTIKDKDGRERQPNVYFRAEDSMQEEAEPEEMESTPVSIDKESLSQQDGEEDFEQVDEIRIDGKTQKTGKLSRDRKTPEEAEELRGGPGKGGVESYSGQGHDAPADKQGSRKFVRWSSSTEIGDFIRDAARGQEFAIEIEGAPQEIRVGVPSFADRTYYLRMRLRKTSRKISSMADIKKECDDLAKNAAKNVARAGFAGIVGWWCVVYYLTFQTELGWDVMEPVTYLVGLSTLIGGYVWFLYHNREVSYRSAMNFTVSRRQQKLYQQHNFDLPKWEALIEDGNALRKEIKAIANEYDVEWDELDEEKDEKITSPSQQFPFSHPLRLKPLQRIRLPKNRPINPIPIFFHNLLSMYTMQTILPLLQLTPIGAFFRSPKDPNMDVAVVQRGQPHLAEEVQTVGRDGYAHAG, from the exons ATGAGGCACCGACTCTCCGCGCTGGCCTCGCTCCCGCGCGTCACGACATTACCATCAACACGCTGTGCGCCCTATTTCGCACGCAATTCCCCCAGTATATTATCACGACATGGCGCATCCTCACGGCTTCAAAGTCTCGCAAACAGGTCGAGAGGCTTACGAACGCGTGCCGACAGTGTCAAGTACGGCGACTACAGCAACTCCAATGCCAGACCTGCTTCAGAGCTAAATGAGAAGATTACACAAGAAGAGAAGGATCATTTTGCAAAGAAGCTGCAGGAAGACAAGGGAAAGCAAATACGGACACCATGGCATAGAGAAGGAAGCGACACGCCGCCTGTCAAGCGGCAGAGGAGCGCTGGAGCGATGACCAAGG GCAAACTACTCACCACACCCTCACGTATGCTCAAGATTATCCTTCCACTAGTGACGACCGACCACAACACCGACCGCAAAGACATCGAGCCGCTAGCACTCCTGGTACACCCACAACAACCCATCTCCTACCTCGAACGATTGATACAAGCCGAGCTCCCTACCATCAAGGACAAGGATGGGCGTGAGAGACAGCCTAACGTATACTTTCGTGCCGAAGACTCAATGCAGGAAGAGGCAGAGCCCGAGGAAATGGAGAGCACCCCAGTCAGCATCGACAAGGAAAGTCTAAGCCAACAAGACGGCGAAGAGGACTTTGAGCAGGTCGACGAGATCCGCATTGACGGAAAGACGCAAAAGACCGGGAAGCTGAGCAGAGATCGGAAGACACCGGAAGAGGCAGAGGAACTGCGAGGCGGACCCGGAAAAGGAGGGGTGGAATCGTACTCGGGACAGGGTCACGATGCGCCGGCGGATAAGCAAGGATCACGCAAGTTCGTACGATGGTCTTCCTCAACCGAGATTGGCGACTTTATCAGAGATGCCGCTCGAGGACAGGAATTCGCTATTGAGATTGAAGGTGCGCCGCAAGAGATCCGCGTAGGTGTTCCCAGCTTCGCAGACCGGACATACTATCTGCGCATGCGTCTGCGGAAGACATCGCGCAAGATTAGTTCCATGGCAGATATCAAGAAAGAGTGCGATGACCTGGCCAAGAACGCAGCTAAGAACGTCGCAAGGGCTGGTTTCGCCGGCATTGTAGGATGGTGGTGTGTGGTTTACTACCTCACGTTCCAAACCGAGCTGGGCTGGGATGTCATGGAGCCCGTCACC TACCTTGTCGGTCTCTCCACACTTATCGGCGGTTACGTATGGTTCCTCTACCACAACCGCGAAGTTAGCTACCGCTCAGCCATGAATTTCACCGTGTCGCGTCGACAGCAAAAACTCTACCAACAACACAACTTCGACTTGCCCAAATGGGAAGCGCTGATTGAAGATGGAAACGCGCTCCGAAAGGAGATCAAGGCCATTGCCAACGAGTACGATGTCGAGTGGGACGAGCTGGACGAAGAGAAGGACGAGAAG ATCACATCACCGTCACAGCAATTTCCCTTTTCCCACCCACTACGTCTCAAACCACTCCAACGCATCCGCCTCCCCAAAAACCGCCCTATAAACCCTATCCCCATCTTCTTTCACAACCTCCTCAGTATGTATACTATGCAAACTATACTCCCTCTCCTCCAACTCACTCCCATCGGTGCCTTCTTTCGGTCGCCCAAAGATCCGAATATGGATGTAGCCGTCGTCCAGCGCGGGCAGCCGCACCTTGCCGAAGAGGTGCAGACCGTAGGCCGAGATGGCTACGCGCACGCTGGTTAG
- a CDS encoding RING finger protein: protein MFSTTYARIRASAIRPTTADDKLPPTCPICLESWNRSIDAVRNSRFPFVTSDATEPAVAIKKSGHIFGRNCLTRWMRDCNTCPVCRIEFFAKPPKQVKYADYFVFGGVPVHLFR from the coding sequence ATGTTCTCCACAACTTACGCTCGCATCCGTGCCAGCGCCATCCGCCCCACCACAGCCGACGACAAGCTTCCGCCAACATGTCCCATCTGCCTCGAGTCATGGAATCGTAGCATTGACGCTGTCCGAAACTCTCGTTTCCCTTTTGTTACCTCCGATGCGACTGAACCAGCGGTTGCAATCAAGAAATCCGGACATATTTTCGGTCGCAACTGCTTGACACGATGGATGCGCGACTGCAACACTTGTCCCGTGTGCCGGATTGAGTTTTTCGCAAAGCCGCCCAAACAAGTCAAGTATGCTGATTACTTTGTCTTCGGGGGTGTGCCTGTTCATTTGTTTCGGTGA
- a CDS encoding Tymo-45kd-70kd multi-domain protein — protein MTDGNEFMLCVTAVFAKAWEAMIHRRVKDEGEDLNGYRDFIIEALNLMDAWLEHWDGPEDSQGWTGRKNFDLHVDSICTEMPTDPRRPADRYESLRESKRTLIRGCIEGIVALFPPGDPMSSINQATLTTAWEARFWQDAYGADGNVNIYGDAVEDHLIDLPKTPTSKRSFMISLGGNDPTSGAEDKPEESPDCADLSLEAIILKAFEDDETVDPSLQACVPQASSEEMVLDPALGDHAVIHTSTTPIAAQPITSSSQNQEMDGIDYHRTVEQLLITQVQEHAPSIIVAVPVEDIEMGESSTVPPPSQEPTTTTATITGDTEMGEAASMPSSSAKDQIVEDICMTSDELPKPTAGTIIPVTEISATDTKKVQFLPGLVAGASNIFGTDPKVPVSILKQSTLVPSSGFVFAGSPFSSAPASAPSPASFVAPSATSGGIVANTEKPASPAFPPGVATFGGFAGKPVTSTFSVAPAPAPTPTILGGIAAKTDHPEAKAKLEVKKPIFGPEGTKVSSGPTGTKPASNPNFSLTGIKFGNGLATTIPAPKSVCDFCGPIPDFSSMLKRGASKAAIEVPASSSEIAKNTQTEEPATPVTATETVDCNTNNGDVETPAVENQADAPNKTVSTSPVPTKVNGVSKEPHIDEVSDELLTAPNETHVDKTSAESTIVFETSIKEVVSPVDRFLAAMEELKSLRACLSTTELDHALKKKRNDDSDIFGKDDFQAGRRLMASIKKIFKQPSPVPLNTKTTAPVVEERRPEVETPQKVEDSKYEEHIESKTQQQPVAKAAEMMPENSIKATDNAPVSAVQSATKATEEKPGSATTATEDKPEVKKQKCTDSKDKEPVGGKKQPDSENLQEEETIESSVPKASPRFDELFKDIAVSKNLWMKEYNFYGTPRALINIAEELLTHDPEPSVQNTTIENLEVIARKWEQLLTTANHLKALREAFNGDYDATFRRDAYKFREYKLVYDTYIYKASEGTQTRRKYYESEAQNQDAAGMRMREGVREELHELLGMYGVYLASLKALQQLFPFHEGLEHMSSTSLTVFHDLIEARHQAFMFPILPFPRKVS, from the exons ATGACAGATGGTAATGAGTTCATGCTTTGTGTGACTGCCGTATTCGCCAAGGCGTGGGAGGCGATGATTCACAGACGAGTGAAAGATGAGGGAGAGGACCTCAACGGTTATAGGGACTTCATCATTGAGGCCCTCAATCTCATGGACGCATGGTTAGAGCATTGGGACGGTCCTGAGGATAGCCAGGGTTGGACCGGTCGTAAAAACTTCGACCTACATGTCGACTCGATATGCACCGAAATGCCAACAGACCCAAGGCGCCCGGCTGATCGCTACGAGAGCCTGCGCGAGTCCAAGCGTACATTGATCCGCGGATGCATCGAAGGGATTGTGGCTTTGTTCCCACCCGGGGACCCGATGTCCTCCATCAACCAAGCCACCTTGACCACTGCCTGGGAAGCAAGGTTTTGGCAAGACGCCTATGGGGCGGACGGCAACGTCAACATCTACGGGGATGCAGTCGAAGACCATCTCATAGACCTCC CCAAGACTCCAACCTCGAAGAGGAGCTTTATGATCTCGCTGGGGGGAAATGACCCTACATCTGGCGCTGAGGATAAACCCGAAGAGTCTCCTGACTGCGCTGACCTCTCCCTCGAAGCCATCATTCTCAAAGCTTTCGAAGACGATGAGACTGTGGACCCGTCTCTCCAAGCCTGTGTACCACAAGCCTCTTCGGAAGAGATGGTCTTGGATCCAGCCCTTGGTGATCACGCTGTCATCCACACCAGCACGACTCCCATCGCCGCCCAACCTATTACCTCCTCCTCCCAGAACCAAGAAATGGATGGCATCGATTATCATCGTACAGTGGAACAGCTTCTGATAACACAGGTACAAGAACATGCCCCCTCTATCATCGTTGCTGTTCCCGTCGAGGATATTGAGATGGGCGAGTCATCCACCGTTCCGCCCCCCTCGCAAGAACCAACCACTACCACCGCAACCATCACGGGTGATACAGAGATGGGCGAGGCAGCATCTATGCCCTCCTCTAGTGCCAAAGACCAGATTGTCGAGGACATTTGTATGACCTCAGACGAACTGCCAAAGCCCACTGCTGGTACCATCATCCCAGTCACTGAGATCAGTGCCACGGACACGAAGAAAGTCCAATTTCTTCCTGGTCTTGTCGCTGGTGCTTCCAACATTTTCGGCACGGACCCAAAGGTACCAGTCTCAATTCTCAAGCAGTCTACGCTTGTGCCTTCCTCAGGATTTGTCTTTGCAGGCTCTCCTTTTTCCTCCGCCCCCGCGTCCGCCCCCTCTCCCGCATCATTCGTCGCCCCTTCTGCTACATCTGGCGGTATTGTGGCGAACACGGAAAAGCCAGCGAGCCCTGCCTTCCCTCCTGGGGTTGCTACTTTTGGCGGCTTTGCGGGAAAGCCCGTGACCTCTACCTTTTCCGttgctcctgctcctgctcctaccCCTACCATCCTTGGCGGCATTGCAGCGAAGACTGATCATCCAGAGGCTAAAGCGAAGCTGGAAGTAAAGAAACCAATCTTCGGTCCAGAGGGCACCAAGGTCAGCAGTGGACCAACCGGTACGAAGCCAGCATCGAACCCAAATTTCAGCTTGACCGGCATCAAGTTCGGCAATGGACTAGCTACTACAATCCCAGCGCCGAAGTCTGTCTGCGACTTCTGTGGCCCTATCCCCGATTTCTCGAGTATGCTCAAGCGTGGTGCATCCAAGGCTGCTATTGAGGTTCCAGCATCATCATCCGAAATCGCCAAGAACACTCAGACTGAGGAACCTGCCACTCCAGTGACGGCAACTGAGACCGTAGATTGCAATACCAATAATGGTGACGTCGAGACACCAGCAGTTGAGAATCAGGCAGATGCTCCAAACAAGACCGTCTCGACCTCGCCCGTCCCCACTAAGGTTAACGGCGTCTCCAAAGAACCTCATATAGACGAGGTATCAGATGAGCTCTTAACTGCCCCCAACGAAACTCATGTAGATAAGACGTCTGCAGAGTCTACCATCGTTTTTGAGACTTCAATCAAAGAAGTGGTCTCCCCGGTGGATCGTTTCCTTGCCGCCATGGAGGAACTCAAGTCGCTCCGAGCATGCCTGTCCACGACAGAGCTGGACCACGCTCTAAAGAAGAAGCGCAACGATGACTCCGATATCTTTGGCAAAGACGACTTTCAGGCGGGGCGCCGTCTCATGGCGTCCATCAAGAAAATATTCAAGCAACCCAGCCCGGTTCCCCTAAACACCAAGACGACGGCACCGGTAGTCGAGGAGAGGCGGCCTGAAGTTGAGACGCCCCAGAAGGTTGAAGACTCCAAGTACGAGGAGCATATCGAGAGCAAGACACAGCAGCAGCCCGTGGCCAAGGCGGCTGAGATGATGCCCGAGAACTCAATCAAGGCGACCGACAACGCACCCGTTTCTGCAGTGCAG TCTGCAACCAAGGCGACTGAAGAGAAGCCTGGGTCTGCAACCACGGCAACTGAAGATAAGCCTGAGGTCAAGAAACAGAAGTGCACGGACTCCAAGGACAAGGAGCCTGTCGGGGGTAAGAAGCAACCTGATAGTGAAAATCTACAGGAAGAGGAGACGATTGAATCTTCTGTTCCCAAAGCCTCCCCTAGGTTCGATGAGTTGTTCAAAGATATCGCCGTCTCCAAAAATCTCTGGATGAAGGAGTACAACTTTTACGGCACTCCTCGAGCGCTCATCAACATTGCCGAAGAGCTACTTACCCACGACCCCGAGCCCTCCGTCCAAAATACCACAATCGAGAACCTGGAGGTCATTGCCCGCAAGTGGGAACAACTCCTTACTACCGCAAACCATTTGAAAGCTCTTCGGGAGGCCTTCAACGGCGACTATGACGCCACCTTCCGCCGCGACGCCTATAAATTTCGGGAGTACAAGCTTGTTTACGATACGTATATCTACAAGGCGAGCGAAGGCACGCAAACGCGTCGCAAATACTACGAGAGTGAGGCTCAAAACCAGGATGCTGCTGGTATGAGGATGCGCGAAGGCGTTCGAGAAGAGCTTCACGAACTCCTTGGCATGTATGGCGTGTATCTCGCCTCTCTGAAGGCCCTGCAGCAACTCTTCCCCTTCCACGAGGGCTTGGAGCATATGTCCAGCACGTCACTCACGGTTTTCCACGATCTCATTGAGGCTAGACACCAGGCCTTTATGTTTCCGATTCTTCCATTCCCACGCAAAGTAAGTTAA
- a CDS encoding putative histidine kinase HHK3p: MVEDWRFKHSPHVEQGGLRAYAGVPLKFETEFGEHVAFGSLCVASNSPQELLSRTVQQSLARLADWIVADIVHSARGRRQRERRRMLELLSYAQQQCDEYADMEQAIPNMLRQVYPDAQVTITQAINGQIILDSGTTFLSSKLEQGLWEDTAYFDYAIKTMNHLDMTAPRAVRAIAAQCTSQRAPTFLVVACNDLKMVFDDVDSWFVNTSATILSQYWQGLALREALAAKEQFLRGITHQLRTPIHGILGFSRALDGRVEDATCDSPDSRVITQCKPEHGTARSTYLYPDDQVLGREISSRLSTVSSN; encoded by the exons ATGGTCGAAGACTGGCGTTTCAAGCATTCGCCTCACGTCGAGCAAGGAGGCTTACGTGCATACGCTGGCGTACCGCTCAAGTTTGAAACCGAGTTTGGCGAACACGTGGCCTTTGGTTCCCTCTGTGTCGCTTCAAACTCCCCTCAGGAACTCTTGTCCAGAACAGTGCAGCAATCTCTAGCCCGTCTCGCCGATTGGATCGTCGCCGATATCGTTCACAGCGCAAGAGGTAGACGTCAACGCGAACGTAGGAGGATGCTAGAGCTGCTTTCTTATGCACAGCAGCAGTGCGACGAATATGCTGACATGGAACAAGCCATTCCAAACATGCTCCGCCAAGTCTACCCGGATGCCCAAGTAACCATCACTCAGGCAATAAATGGCCAAATTATTCTTGATAGTGGTACCACTTTCCTGTCCTCCAAACTGGAGCAGGGCCTCTGGGAAGACACTGCATATTTCGACTATGCTATCAAGACCATGAATCACCTGGACATGACCGCTCCCCGGGCTGTGCGTGCCATTGCTGCACAGTGCACCAGTCAACGCGCGCCCACCTTTCTTGTAGTAGCTTGCAATGACCTCAAAATGGTGTTTGACGACGTCGATTCTTGGTTTGTGAACACGAGCGCG ACAATTTTGAGTCAATATTGGCAAGGCCTTGCACTTCGAGAAGCACTTGCAGCCAAGGAGCAATTCCTCCGCGGCATCACACATCAGCTGCGAACGCCCATACACGGCATTCTTGGGTTCAGTCGAGCTCTTGACGGAAGAGTTGAAGATGCGACATGTGATTCTCCCGACAGCCGCGTCATCACCCAGTGCAAGCCCGAGCATGGAACAGCTAGATCCACATACCTATATCCAGACGATCAAGTCCTCGGGCGAGAGATCTCATCTCGACTGTCAACAGTCTCATCAAACTAA